CAAAGGCGAACGGTTTCGTCGGCTCCGCCCGAGGCCAGAATGTTGGCGTCCATGCTGGTGTCCACGCTCCAGACGGACTTTTCGTGCCCTTTGAGCACGGCGGCGTACTTGCCGGAGGCCAGGTCCCAGATGATGATGTTCCCATCGTCTCCCGCGGACACGGCGAGTCGCCCGTCGTTCGCGACGACGGAGGCGTAGATGGCGCCCAGGTGGTGCAAAAACACGCGTAGGCAGTTCCCGGTGTTCACGTCCCACAGTCGGAGAGACTTGTCGTTAGAACCGGATAGCAGGTAGTTGCAATTAGGGTGAAAAGAGACGGTGTTGACGTCGCTGATATGACCGGCGAAAATGCGCAAGGGGTGAAGAGAGCTCGTGCTCCAAAGGCGCGCCGTTCGGTCGTGAGACGCTGTCGCGAAGTAGTATCCGATGGGCGCAAATTTGGCTTGCCAAACGGGATGAGTGTGCCCGCGGTAACAGGCAATACTCGTCTTCGTCTTCATGGACCAAAGCCGACAAGTCCCGTCTGCCGAACCAGACAGCAAGTGACTGCTGTCCGGCGCGAAGTCTAAGCTAAAAACACTCTGAGAATGTCCTATTAGCTCCGTGTACTCCGTTCGAGGTTTGACGCGATACATAGGGTCTCGCCCGTCCAACTGTCGGAACTTCTCCTCCGCCAAGGCCCATTTGCTAGACTTGTCGCGCATCAAGTCCCAAACCTTGATCGACGAGTCTCCATACCCAGTAGCCACCAGGCACGAGTCGGACGACACCTGGCTACACGTCATCTGTTCATACGTGTTGAAAATAGTATAGAAACAAATGCTCGGCAAATGGCTAGCACTCAAGGAATCCCTCACTCGCAAATCGTTCATGATTTCCGCCTTAATTTCCTTAGAAAACGTCGGCAGTGGTACATTCAGCTTCGGCTTCTCTGCCTCCTCCAACTCTCTCATCCGACGCGAGCCGTCGTACGCCCTCTTTTTCTCCATCACCTCGCTCCCACTCCTCTTGTACTTCTTAGCCATCGGACCAGTCGACGCCTCCTCCTcgctcgcctcgccggtctgctccGCCTGCTGCGGCTCCTCAGTCTTCTCGTACAACTTTCTCTGCTCGCTAGTCATCCCCCAGTATATCTTCACGTTGGGGTCGGGGACCGGCTCCTGAATCACGTACGCGCTCGAGCGCTCAATGGCCTCCGGCGCCTGCGGGTACCCCGAAAACGTCTGAATGCTTATGTGCTCGTTGATCAACACTATCAACATCATATAATTGCGATCCTGCAAAAACGACATCAAAAGCTCGAAGCTGAACGCGCACATCTTCACCACGTATTTGTTTTGACGCCACAACGAAACCAATTCGTTGTGCACCAAGTGATCCACCGACTGGATGGAAGCAATCTGATACAGCTCCTCCGCATTGTCGCGCTCGTATTCTTTGATGTACTTATTCAAAAACTTGTTCGCTTTGCAACACCTACGGGTCAGTCATCATGACGCGAACCATCACGAACCGacctaaggaacagcaaagggggagGGGAAAAAAAGGGCAATCGCACCGCCCTCCGCAGCCGACAAAACACGCCCCAGCCGCAAAAAACAAATGCActcatacatatatatacatacgcGCTATGAAACACACGTAACACGCAGCCGTCGCGGACTCCCCTCGTGCGCTCAGCCACTCCCCGTCATTGATATGATCGATTGTCTATAAATCACACACACATGTTCACACACGACTCATGCTCTCCTCCCCCTTTGTGCTGTCTATCTCAGCCCTATCCTCTTTATACCTGCTATCGTGTATCCCCTCTCTATGAGGCCCAAGTAACAATGGACGAAAAGCGGATACAACAAGTTTGCGAGCTCTGGCTTTTGTCCGTCGCGCGACGCAATGAAAAATGTGTTAGTGTGTTCTGTTCGAGACGGCGTACTAGCGCATCCGCGTACATTGATTCAAAACGCCCTCTGTGCGCATAAAATCACCTCACTATTGGCTCAACACGTCAAGAATTTTCGAACCTTAAACTGATCTAGAGAGGTCGCTATCCATTCCCTCAAATCATCGTAACTATTCACATATGCATCGGGGAATTTTTCGTTTGTATTATATAACAAAATATAGTTTGCAATGTTCAAATCGCTAAAAATATGTGCTTGAGTAATCAACTTATCTAACGCCAAATGTGCATCTTGAGCTAGACTTTCAGCGGCTCTTgaatatccttttttttttaaatagctggCGACGATGGCATCTAAGTTTTTGCTCGGGTCCTGAGGGGGCCTTGCTGGAGGTTGTGTGGCGGCCGTAATGCTTCCAAGGTTGTCTGTCGGAGGGTTCGAAAAATGGCGTAACTGAGCATTCGCCGACATAATAGAGAGTTGATTAAAGAACCGATTTTTTAAAAGATAACAAGGTGAGATTAagtgacataaaaaaataaaaattaatttgcttTCACCTCGACGAAGCTGTTATACGTATTTATGACTCATTATTTGTCGGTGTATCGGCTTTTTGTGTCAACCACGAGCCTCGCACCTGGCATACCGAGACTAGGGTCCGCGTCTTTTCTTTCTGCCTGCGGCCCCACTTTGCGTATCCTGCCCCCTTGATAGCCACAGAAAATACAAAACTGGCTGACGTCTCTGAATCGTCTCTTTCTATAAAAATTTAACCTATGAAACGAGACTTTATCCTCGAGCTTGCCAAGGGCTTCAGGGGTCGATCAAGTAAGTGCTATCGCCTTGCCAAGCCGAAAGTCCAAAAGGGGCTCCTATACGCTTACCGAGACCGCCGCTCAAAAAAAAGAGTGTTGAGAGCATCTTTTATTACACAAATCAATGCTGGAACGCGCCTTCATAATATGGCGTACTCACAGTTTATGCATGGACTAGTTGTCAACAACATTCATCTGAACAGAAAGATACTTGCCGACTTGGCAGTCAATGAGCCCTATTCTTTCCAAGCGCTTGTGTGCCAAGTAAAAAACACCATTCCAACACGAGACGTTAGAGCAAAATCTACAACACTTCTGCCAGCAAAACTAAAGTTTCTGCCAATGGATTGGGAAACCCTTAAAGCGCAGGTGCAACTAAGCGATGAATTGAAAGCACTGGAGGCGACTTCGGACATTTCTTCTCAGCTAAACAGCTTCTTTGTTGAACCGATTTCTCAAGCAAAACAGAAAAACATGGAGGATTTGAAGGCTGGCAAATATGAGCCATTTGGTCCAAAAGTCTATTCGACCAATGTCAAAAAACCGAAAGTGTGACGAGGGTTGTATTAGATATCCTGGCACATGTCTTAATAGCACTGGATTTTCAAATATCAGCG
This sequence is a window from Schistocerca gregaria isolate iqSchGreg1 unplaced genomic scaffold, iqSchGreg1.2 ptg000720l, whole genome shotgun sequence. Protein-coding genes within it:
- the LOC126320459 gene encoding uncharacterized protein LOC126320459 — encoded protein: MSANAQLRHFSNPPTDNLGSITAATQPPARPPQDPSKNLDAIVASYLKKKGYSRAAESLAQDAHLALDKLITQAHIFSDLNIANYILLYNTNEKFPDAYVNSYDDLREWIATSLDQFKPELANLLYPLFVHCYLGLIERGYTIAANKFLNKYIKEYERDNAEELYQIASIQSVDHLVHNELVSLWRQNKYVVKMCAFSFELLMSFLQDRNYMMLIVLINEHISIQTFSGYPQAPEAIERSSAYVIQEPVPDPNVKIYWGMTSEQRKLYEKTEEPQQAEQTGEASEEEASTGPMAKKYKRSGSEVMEKKRAYDGSRRMRELEEAEKPKLNVPLPTFSKEIKAEIMNDLRVRDSLSASHLPSICFYTIFNTYEQMTCSQVSSDSCLVATGYGDSSIKVWDLMRDKSSKWALAEEKFRQLDGRDPMYRVKPRTEYTELIGHSQSVFSLDFAPDSSHLLSGSADGTCRLWSMKTKTSIACYRGHTHPVWQAKFAPIGYYFATASHDRTARLWSTSSLHPLRIFAGHISDVNTVSFHPNCNYLLSGSNDKSLRLWDVNTGNCLRVFLHHLGAIYASVVANDGRLAVSAGDDGNIIIWDLASGKYAAVLKGHEKSVWSVDTSMDANILASGGADETVRLWDFRMISDFDYKLEIPVPSQSVLLSSGALEANQINRAALGVYPTKSTPVHNVMFTRRNLLLASGPFTRRPTLDSE